One genomic region from Sphingobacterium multivorum encodes:
- a CDS encoding DUF3347 domain-containing protein — MKIQHYIITGALVLSSLTNYAQDNNTVNNNVKIAGNCGMCKKTIENAGAAAQAKVEWNEDNQTATIAYDAKKTSLDAVLKSIAGAGYDNEKYLAAEDTYAKLHTCCQYERNLAPPASDAPQDATIAPVASVDNISDASNFQKIYDQYFLLKDALIAADSKQAAGLANDLADAIAKIKTADLTQAEQDVWKTKTASLKAIVKSLQQAKDISKQREAFAILSEDIYSLSKNSKPSSAVYYQKCPMFNKGKGATWLSRHKEIKNPYYGAQMLTCGSTVQTL; from the coding sequence ATGAAAATCCAACACTATATCATAACAGGGGCTTTAGTGCTATCCTCTTTGACAAACTACGCACAAGACAACAACACCGTGAACAACAATGTTAAAATTGCCGGGAACTGTGGTATGTGTAAAAAAACAATAGAAAATGCAGGAGCCGCCGCTCAGGCGAAAGTTGAATGGAATGAAGACAACCAAACAGCGACAATAGCTTATGACGCAAAGAAAACGTCCTTAGATGCTGTATTGAAAAGTATCGCCGGAGCAGGCTACGACAATGAAAAATACCTTGCTGCCGAAGATACCTATGCTAAGCTTCACACTTGCTGTCAATACGAAAGGAATTTAGCTCCTCCAGCTTCAGACGCCCCCCAAGACGCAACCATTGCACCGGTAGCTTCAGTAGATAACATCAGCGATGCAAGCAATTTTCAAAAGATCTATGACCAATACTTTCTGCTTAAAGATGCGCTTATAGCAGCGGATAGTAAACAAGCTGCAGGCCTCGCAAACGATCTCGCCGATGCCATTGCTAAAATCAAAACTGCTGATCTAACGCAAGCGGAACAGGACGTCTGGAAAACCAAAACAGCATCACTCAAAGCCATTGTAAAGAGCCTACAACAGGCCAAGGATATCAGCAAACAACGAGAAGCCTTCGCAATTTTGTCAGAAGATATCTATAGTTTGTCCAAAAACTCAAAACCATCTTCTGCTGTTTATTATCAAAAGTGCCCGATGTTTAACAAAGGTAAAGGTGCCACTTGGTTAAGCCGTCATAAAGAAATCAAAAACCCTTACTATGGCGCACAGATGCTGACCTGTGGTAGCACAGTTCAAACGCTTTAA
- a CDS encoding YchJ family protein: protein MAPLRAGKIFKIQVIASDQLCPCGSGNTYGECCQQIHRFHAKATTAEALMRARYSAFVTQQIDFLYDTFHPSTRRFQNKQAIGQWARENKWMQLTVLKSTLHTVEFEAHYLDPQMEVHIHHEKSTFKKQGDLWYYVDGR, encoded by the coding sequence ATGGCGCCATTAAGGGCTGGTAAAATTTTTAAAATACAAGTGATAGCATCAGATCAATTATGCCCCTGTGGCTCTGGCAATACCTATGGGGAATGCTGCCAACAAATTCATCGTTTCCATGCCAAAGCAACCACAGCAGAGGCATTGATGCGCGCACGTTATAGTGCTTTTGTGACACAACAGATCGATTTCCTATACGATACATTTCACCCCTCAACACGACGGTTCCAAAATAAACAGGCTATTGGGCAATGGGCGCGGGAAAATAAATGGATGCAACTCACGGTCCTGAAATCTACACTCCACACGGTCGAGTTTGAAGCACATTATCTGGATCCACAGATGGAAGTTCATATTCACCATGAAAAGTCTACCTTCAAAAAACAAGGTGACTTATGGTACTACGTTGACGGGCGCTGA
- the metQ gene encoding methionine ABC transporter substrate-binding lipoprotein MetQ produces the protein MKKLNYAFAILAFSLVSIVACNNSEKKENILKVGVVSGPEKELAETAKKVAKEKFNLDVELVAFNDYVVPNEALNQGDIDVNVFQHQPYLQEQSKQRGFTKLTIVGNTFVFPIVAYSKKIKTITELQPGASIAIPNDPTNGGRSLLLLQREGIIGLKENVGIQPKVTDIVSNPKQVKIIEMEAPQLPRVLDDPQVTIAIINNSFAAQAGLDPEKQGLFTEDKESPYVNLIVARSDNKNDEKVQQFIQAYQSPEVEATAKKVFKNGAIKGW, from the coding sequence ATGAAAAAATTGAACTATGCATTTGCAATCTTAGCCTTCAGTCTCGTATCGATTGTGGCATGCAACAACAGCGAAAAGAAAGAGAATATCCTTAAAGTCGGTGTGGTATCCGGACCAGAAAAGGAGCTTGCGGAAACGGCTAAGAAAGTTGCAAAAGAAAAGTTCAATCTTGATGTGGAGTTGGTAGCTTTCAACGATTATGTTGTGCCCAATGAAGCCCTAAACCAAGGAGATATCGATGTAAATGTATTTCAGCATCAGCCTTATTTACAGGAACAATCCAAACAACGCGGTTTTACAAAGTTAACCATCGTCGGAAACACATTTGTATTTCCGATCGTTGCCTATTCCAAAAAAATAAAAACCATCACCGAGTTACAGCCTGGCGCCAGTATTGCCATCCCCAATGATCCTACCAATGGTGGCCGCTCACTTTTACTTCTGCAACGCGAGGGCATTATCGGCTTAAAAGAAAATGTAGGTATCCAACCTAAAGTAACAGATATAGTAAGCAACCCTAAGCAGGTCAAAATCATAGAGATGGAGGCACCACAGTTGCCTCGCGTTCTGGATGATCCTCAGGTTACAATTGCCATCATCAACAATAGTTTCGCCGCTCAGGCGGGGTTGGATCCCGAAAAACAAGGCTTATTCACAGAAGACAAAGAATCACCATACGTTAATCTAATTGTTGCCCGCTCAGATAACAAAAACGATGAAAAGGTGCAGCAGTTTATTCAAGCGTATCAGTCGCCTGAAGTGGAAGCTACCGCAAAAAAAGTCTTCAAGAATGGCGCCATTAAGGGCTGGTAA
- a CDS encoding 4Fe-4S dicluster domain-containing protein, with the protein MAIKITDECINCGACEPECPNNAIYDAGVTWKFSDGTALDGVIDFGDGVTLDANESQEAISNEVYYIVSDKCTECVGFHDEPQCAAVCPVDCCVDDEDVRESNDELLAKKAWLHAE; encoded by the coding sequence ATGGCGATTAAAATTACAGACGAATGCATTAACTGTGGTGCTTGCGAACCGGAATGCCCAAATAATGCAATATACGATGCTGGTGTAACTTGGAAATTCTCAGATGGGACGGCTTTGGATGGGGTTATTGATTTTGGCGATGGTGTTACACTAGATGCCAACGAGTCTCAAGAAGCGATCTCTAATGAAGTCTATTATATTGTTTCAGATAAATGTACAGAATGTGTAGGTTTCCACGATGAGCCTCAATGTGCAGCGGTTTGCCCTGTAGATTGTTGTGTGGATGACGAAGATGTACGTGAATCAAACGATGAGCTATTAGCGAAAAAAGCTTGGTTACACGCGGAATAA
- a CDS encoding TIGR01777 family oxidoreductase codes for MEKVIITGGAGAIGLHLTKLLVANFYEVIIFTRNPKSHPAQPNVRYVHWDPYKQEIDAKSIQEADYIINLAGANLNAKRWTKTYQQEIIASRVESGKLLYQSLKQLPNRVKAVISASAIGWYGTDDPYQKRPFTEGDPQGGNFLSWVCNLWEGSVKPIETLGKRLVVFRFGVVISKDQGMLKEIGRFLPFRSVPILGSGKQMLSWIHMDDLCRMLLFGIQNNTIAGIYNACSSEPLPLAEFTKRIAKRQYGPFYIPLPVPSLMIKLMLGKKGEEMVLNGTWVSNKKIVQEKFPFKYPLLDNNCIDNLHID; via the coding sequence ATGGAAAAAGTAATTATTACAGGTGGTGCCGGAGCTATAGGTCTTCATTTAACAAAACTATTGGTTGCCAATTTCTATGAAGTTATTATTTTTACTAGAAATCCGAAATCCCATCCCGCGCAGCCGAATGTCAGATACGTACACTGGGATCCCTATAAGCAAGAGATAGACGCCAAATCAATTCAGGAGGCCGATTATATCATCAACCTGGCAGGCGCAAACCTCAATGCCAAACGCTGGACAAAAACATATCAGCAAGAAATTATTGCCAGCCGGGTCGAAAGTGGGAAACTGCTCTACCAAAGTCTTAAACAACTACCTAATCGGGTAAAAGCAGTTATATCTGCCTCCGCTATAGGCTGGTATGGAACGGACGATCCCTACCAAAAAAGACCTTTTACAGAAGGAGACCCTCAAGGGGGCAATTTTCTATCCTGGGTTTGCAACCTCTGGGAAGGAAGCGTAAAACCTATTGAAACATTGGGAAAAAGACTCGTTGTCTTCCGTTTTGGAGTCGTTATCAGTAAGGATCAGGGAATGCTAAAAGAAATCGGACGCTTCCTACCCTTCCGTTCAGTTCCGATATTGGGTTCTGGCAAACAGATGCTCAGTTGGATCCATATGGATGATCTCTGCCGCATGCTGTTATTTGGTATACAAAATAATACCATAGCCGGGATTTATAATGCCTGCTCGTCCGAACCGCTTCCGCTTGCCGAGTTTACCAAAAGAATAGCGAAACGTCAATACGGTCCATTCTACATCCCCCTCCCAGTCCCATCACTGATGATTAAGCTGATGCTCGGAAAAAAAGGAGAGGAAATGGTACTCAATGGGACATGGGTGAGCAATAAAAAGATTGTTCAGGAGAAATTCCCTTTTAAATATCCCCTTTTGGACAATAATTGTATAGATAACTTACATATTGATTAA
- a CDS encoding nucleotide exchange factor GrpE yields the protein MNEQDNYYDEGQDPVETNSSEQEQPADNIAEELSTEEKLAAELAEAKDKYIRLSAEFDNYRKRTSKERVELIQSAGKDVISKLLPTLDDFDRALTAMETATDVESVKTGMDIVNNKFRQTLSQLGLKEMEATGQAFDPELQEAITAIPAPTAELKNKVVDVIEKGYYLGDKVIRHAKVVIGQ from the coding sequence ATGAATGAGCAAGATAATTATTACGATGAAGGTCAAGATCCAGTAGAAACAAATTCTTCTGAACAGGAACAGCCTGCTGATAATATAGCAGAAGAACTGTCTACTGAAGAGAAATTGGCTGCAGAATTGGCAGAGGCAAAGGATAAATACATTCGTCTTTCTGCTGAATTTGACAATTATAGAAAACGTACAAGCAAAGAACGTGTTGAATTGATTCAATCAGCAGGAAAAGATGTCATCAGTAAGCTATTACCTACACTAGATGATTTTGACAGAGCGTTAACAGCCATGGAAACAGCGACAGATGTTGAATCTGTAAAAACAGGAATGGATATTGTTAACAACAAATTCAGACAAACATTGTCACAATTGGGGTTAAAGGAAATGGAAGCTACAGGCCAAGCCTTCGATCCTGAATTACAAGAAGCTATCACAGCAATTCCTGCACCCACAGCAGAATTAAAGAATAAAGTAGTGGACGTGATCGAAAAGGGGTACTACTTAGGTGACAAAGTGATCCGTCACGCAAAGGTAGTTATAGGTCAATAA
- a CDS encoding fumarylacetoacetate hydrolase family protein, protein MKIFRYGAKGSEKAGVILNEKKYDVSEGNFQYNRDFFADIANLERLQAYIIEKGDKLKEIADDERIGTPLEAPSKILCVGLNFDDHVKETKLQQASEPIVFMKSVSAFNGPFDGITLPKFSVKSDWETEFAIVIGKKASYVTEEEALDHVFGYVLHNDVTEREFQIERGGTWDKGKGCDTFAPIGPFIATKDEITDIDNLRIWLKLNGEIMQDGNTSDFIYRVPKLISYLSHFMSLLPGDIISTGSPAGSGMGKSPQRFLKDGDVIEYGIDGLGSAKQVISAYQGL, encoded by the coding sequence ATGAAGATTTTTAGATATGGCGCAAAGGGCTCCGAAAAAGCGGGAGTCATTTTAAACGAAAAGAAATATGATGTTTCGGAAGGAAATTTTCAATATAACCGCGATTTCTTTGCGGATATTGCAAATTTGGAAAGACTTCAAGCATATATAATTGAAAAAGGCGACAAGCTTAAAGAGATAGCCGACGACGAGCGTATTGGTACACCATTGGAAGCTCCTTCCAAAATACTTTGTGTAGGACTTAATTTCGATGATCACGTCAAAGAAACCAAATTACAACAAGCTTCCGAGCCTATTGTATTTATGAAATCTGTATCTGCATTCAATGGTCCTTTTGATGGAATTACCCTTCCGAAGTTCTCTGTAAAATCTGATTGGGAAACCGAATTTGCCATTGTAATTGGAAAAAAAGCTTCTTATGTTACTGAAGAAGAAGCTTTGGACCATGTGTTTGGCTACGTGCTACACAACGATGTGACAGAGCGTGAATTTCAAATCGAGCGTGGCGGAACCTGGGACAAAGGTAAAGGATGCGACACTTTCGCCCCTATTGGTCCGTTTATAGCAACCAAAGATGAAATCACAGATATCGATAACTTAAGAATATGGCTCAAACTCAATGGTGAAATCATGCAAGACGGCAATACAAGTGATTTTATCTACCGTGTGCCCAAATTGATCTCTTATTTAAGTCACTTTATGAGCTTACTTCCAGGCGATATCATTTCCACAGGATCGCCTGCCGGATCTGGCATGGGCAAATCTCCACAAAGATTCCTGAAAGATGGTGATGTCATCGAATATGGTATTGATGGACTTGGATCGGCAAAACAAGTGATTTCAGCTTATCAAGGTTTATAA
- a CDS encoding dicarboxylate/amino acid:cation symporter, translating to MLKTKIGLITLITVTLACIIAVLYEFDVVGFSHEFLMAVRWIVATVLVVNALFKKNLTTWILTCMIMGIFVGLDFPNLAISLQPLSKGFIKLVKTIVGPILFATLVYGIAGHSDLKQVGRMAWKSMLYFFCATTCAIFIGLGAINLTRAGVGVDVAHMPHEELPAPKESMDEHILKTLPDHVHPVYKFTSFIRDLFPENIVKSVADNQVLQIVVFSILFGIGLAMVDEKKRKPLVDFTESMSETMFKFTNMIMYFAPIGVGAAMAYTVGHLGVDILKNLFMLLATLYFALICFLCLVLLPVALYLKIPVKRFINAIKEPVSIAFATTSSDAALPKAMSAMEKFGVPRKIVSFVIPTGYSFNLDGTSLYLSLAAIFVAQAAGIHLSFGHQLMIAFTLMITSKGVAAVPRASLIILIATADQFGLPTFVIAAILGIDELMDMARTSVNVIGNCLATVVVAKWEGEFDEEAPYREDTEEAI from the coding sequence ATGTTAAAAACCAAAATAGGGTTGATAACCCTAATCACAGTTACATTAGCTTGTATCATTGCTGTATTATACGAATTTGATGTTGTAGGCTTTTCGCATGAATTTCTAATGGCTGTCCGTTGGATAGTTGCTACCGTTTTGGTTGTAAATGCGCTCTTTAAGAAAAATTTGACCACTTGGATTTTGACCTGTATGATTATGGGGATATTTGTCGGGTTGGATTTTCCAAATCTAGCGATTTCCCTGCAACCTTTGAGTAAAGGTTTTATCAAGTTAGTCAAGACGATTGTGGGACCGATTCTCTTTGCTACGCTTGTATATGGAATTGCAGGGCATTCTGATTTGAAACAGGTGGGACGTATGGCATGGAAATCGATGCTTTATTTCTTTTGTGCAACGACATGTGCTATTTTTATTGGTTTAGGTGCTATAAACCTGACTCGGGCAGGAGTGGGTGTTGATGTTGCACATATGCCACATGAAGAGCTCCCTGCGCCGAAGGAAAGTATGGATGAGCATATCCTCAAAACACTTCCGGACCATGTGCATCCTGTATACAAGTTCACTTCTTTTATACGCGACTTGTTTCCTGAAAATATTGTCAAATCTGTAGCGGATAACCAAGTTTTACAGATTGTTGTATTTTCAATTTTGTTCGGGATTGGATTGGCAATGGTCGATGAGAAAAAGCGTAAACCCTTGGTTGATTTTACCGAAAGTATGTCTGAAACGATGTTTAAGTTTACGAACATGATTATGTACTTTGCGCCTATCGGCGTTGGTGCTGCCATGGCTTACACTGTGGGGCATCTCGGTGTCGATATCCTTAAGAATCTTTTCATGCTTTTAGCGACACTGTATTTTGCATTGATCTGCTTTTTATGTCTCGTATTGCTTCCTGTAGCCCTGTATCTAAAGATACCTGTAAAACGTTTTATAAATGCGATTAAGGAACCCGTTTCCATTGCATTTGCTACTACAAGTTCAGATGCTGCATTACCGAAGGCAATGAGCGCAATGGAGAAATTTGGTGTGCCACGTAAGATTGTTTCGTTTGTCATTCCGACAGGATATAGTTTTAACTTGGATGGCACTTCACTCTATTTATCATTGGCTGCGATCTTTGTCGCTCAGGCGGCTGGTATCCATTTGTCGTTTGGACATCAATTAATGATTGCATTTACATTGATGATCACCTCCAAAGGTGTTGCTGCTGTCCCAAGGGCTTCATTGATTATTTTGATTGCGACGGCGGATCAGTTTGGTTTACCAACATTTGTCATTGCAGCCATTTTAGGTATCGATGAACTCATGGATATGGCGCGTACCTCTGTCAATGTAATCGGAAATTGTTTGGCAACCGTTGTTGTTGCTAAATGGGAGGGTGAGTTTGATGAAGAAGCTCCTTATCGGGAAGATACTGAAGAAGCAATCTAA
- a CDS encoding cell division ATP-binding protein FtsE has protein sequence MIENKVITLKNVDIFQQKHLVLSNVNLNIGKGEFIYLIGQSGSGKSSLLKIIYGDLYIGNGEGMIAGFDLKKLHENDVPYLRRKLGIVFQDFHLLSDRSIEKNLEFALKATGWKDKKMIDSRILDVLEKVGLRSKLKKMPHELSGGEQQRIVIARALLNNPEIILADEPTGNLDPATSEEIVLLLRDIANSGTAILMATHDYTIIRNMPSRIIKTADGVLQDNVSI, from the coding sequence ATGATTGAAAATAAAGTCATTACATTAAAAAACGTTGATATCTTCCAACAAAAACATTTGGTATTGTCCAATGTCAATTTAAACATTGGCAAAGGAGAGTTTATATATCTTATCGGCCAGTCCGGCAGTGGAAAAAGTAGTTTACTAAAAATCATTTACGGCGATTTATACATCGGCAATGGTGAAGGTATGATTGCGGGCTTTGATCTTAAAAAGCTGCACGAAAATGATGTTCCTTACCTGCGTAGAAAATTGGGTATTGTATTCCAGGACTTTCATCTTTTATCCGATAGAAGCATCGAGAAAAACCTCGAATTTGCACTGAAAGCAACAGGCTGGAAAGATAAGAAAATGATCGATAGCCGGATATTGGATGTATTGGAAAAAGTTGGGCTTCGTTCCAAACTTAAGAAAATGCCACATGAGCTTTCCGGTGGTGAGCAACAGCGTATTGTAATTGCCCGCGCTTTACTAAATAATCCCGAAATTATTTTGGCAGATGAGCCTACCGGTAACTTAGATCCTGCGACATCAGAAGAGATCGTTTTATTATTGCGTGACATTGCCAATTCGGGAACGGCTATTTTAATGGCAACACACGATTATACCATTATCCGTAATATGCCATCCCGCATCATCAAAACTGCCGATGGCGTATTGCAGGACAATGTCAGCATCTAG
- a CDS encoding methionine ABC transporter ATP-binding protein produces MIQLNNISKSFAVKATRIDALKDVSLSIAKGEIFGVIGASGAGKSTLIRCVNLLERPDSGQVIIENNDLMSLPASDLMLKRRKIGMIFQHFNLLSSRTVYGNISFPLELEGKSKEFISGKVLELLRLVGLEDKADVYPANLSGGQKQRVAIARALANDPYILLCDEATSALDPATTKSILKLLKKINKQLDLTILLITHEMDVIKSVCDQVAVLDHGKLIETGPVESIFANPQETTTKNFIQSSLEVEIPLSFQERLKSAGNPLVEIYLTSNEESIPFIQHLEQQFQVKTNIITAQIDYIGEMKFGVILAELSGEKENVMHSLSFLKEKHSQTKILGYV; encoded by the coding sequence ATGATTCAACTAAACAACATATCCAAATCTTTTGCGGTAAAAGCGACACGTATTGATGCTTTAAAAGACGTCTCGCTGTCTATTGCAAAAGGTGAAATTTTTGGTGTAATAGGCGCTTCCGGAGCGGGTAAAAGTACTTTGATCCGTTGCGTCAACCTTTTGGAAAGGCCAGACAGTGGTCAGGTAATTATAGAAAATAACGACTTGATGTCGCTGCCTGCCAGTGATCTTATGTTAAAAAGACGGAAAATTGGTATGATTTTCCAACACTTCAACTTGCTGTCATCACGAACAGTTTATGGAAACATATCCTTCCCGCTCGAACTTGAGGGCAAATCGAAAGAATTTATCAGCGGAAAGGTGTTGGAGCTATTACGTTTGGTTGGGTTGGAAGACAAAGCCGACGTGTACCCTGCAAATCTTTCCGGAGGCCAAAAACAACGCGTTGCCATCGCGCGTGCATTAGCCAATGATCCTTACATTCTACTTTGCGATGAGGCTACGAGTGCCTTAGACCCAGCAACCACAAAATCTATCCTCAAACTGCTAAAAAAAATCAATAAGCAGCTTGACCTTACGATATTATTGATTACGCACGAGATGGATGTAATAAAAAGTGTTTGCGATCAGGTTGCCGTATTAGACCACGGAAAATTGATTGAAACTGGTCCGGTAGAATCAATATTCGCCAATCCTCAGGAAACAACAACCAAAAACTTTATTCAGTCTTCACTTGAAGTTGAAATTCCACTAAGTTTTCAGGAACGCTTGAAAAGCGCTGGAAACCCGCTCGTAGAAATCTATCTAACTTCAAATGAAGAATCCATCCCATTTATACAACATTTGGAACAACAATTTCAAGTCAAGACAAATATCATTACCGCTCAAATAGATTATATTGGCGAAATGAAATTTGGTGTTATATTAGCCGAACTATCGGGTGAAAAAGAAAATGTTATGCATAGTCTATCTTTCTTAAAAGAAAAGCATTCACAAACTAAAATCTTAGGCTATGTCTGA
- the metI gene encoding methionine ABC transporter permease MetI, whose amino-acid sequence MSDQVFNLLLSGTLETLTMTFLSGFFGFVLGLPLGIYLFLTRKHQLLENKAMHQLVSLLVNVFRSIPFIILIVWMIPFTRNLVGTSIGMAAALVPLSIGAAPFIARLVENSLLEIPNGLIEASRAMGANAQQVIFKVLLPEALPSLVNNATITLITLVGYSAMGGAVGAGGLGQIGYQYGYVGYDTFIMNSVLILLILIVFLLQYTGDYISKKVNHR is encoded by the coding sequence ATGTCTGATCAGGTATTTAATCTTCTGCTATCGGGTACTTTAGAAACCCTAACCATGACGTTCTTATCAGGTTTCTTTGGTTTTGTGCTGGGTCTTCCACTCGGGATTTACCTGTTCTTGACCCGCAAACATCAACTGCTCGAAAACAAAGCCATGCACCAACTTGTTTCATTGCTGGTGAATGTGTTTAGGTCTATCCCCTTTATTATACTTATCGTATGGATGATTCCGTTTACACGCAACCTTGTCGGAACATCTATTGGTATGGCCGCAGCATTGGTTCCCTTGAGTATAGGTGCAGCTCCTTTTATTGCAAGACTTGTGGAAAATAGTCTTCTAGAAATTCCAAATGGCCTGATTGAGGCCTCAAGAGCAATGGGAGCAAATGCCCAACAGGTAATTTTCAAAGTTTTACTTCCTGAGGCTCTCCCCTCGCTGGTAAACAATGCAACAATTACGTTGATCACACTTGTTGGATACTCCGCGATGGGTGGCGCTGTAGGTGCCGGTGGACTTGGACAGATTGGTTATCAGTATGGTTATGTCGGATATGATACTTTTATCATGAATTCTGTTCTAATTTTATTAATTTTAATCGTATTCCTGTTACAGTATACAGGAGATTACATTTCAAAAAAAGTAAACCATCGTTAA
- a CDS encoding acyl-CoA reductase codes for MTKQQRINAFVKLGERLQERPDDLIQIIQFAQHKNPWYTPQNVERAIQAIAANLTIEKLNHWLAPYPDLNSTKIVGLILAGNIPLVGFHDMLSVLISGFRAKIKVSSDDAGLTSYVLRLLKQIEPSFTDAFEIVDKLKDFDLVIATGSNNSSRYFDYYFGTKPHIIRRNRNSVAIIGGQESPDQLESLGHDIFDYFGLGCRSVSKLFIPKDYPIAHFFEGIAAFNNVTEHFKYNNNYDYNKSIYLINGDKHFDNGFLLLKEDERTASPLAVVYYETYETLAEVENKLQLAQENIQCVVSEIALSVPSPVFRFGESQCPALDDFADGVNTLDFLFANQ; via the coding sequence TTGACAAAGCAACAACGAATAAATGCATTTGTAAAATTAGGCGAGCGGCTGCAAGAGCGACCTGATGATTTGATTCAAATCATTCAATTCGCCCAACATAAAAACCCCTGGTATACGCCTCAAAATGTTGAACGTGCCATTCAAGCCATTGCTGCCAATTTGACAATAGAAAAGCTGAATCACTGGTTGGCTCCTTATCCAGATCTAAATTCAACGAAAATTGTAGGATTAATTCTGGCCGGCAATATCCCCTTGGTTGGCTTCCATGATATGCTATCGGTACTGATCAGTGGCTTTAGAGCCAAAATCAAAGTCTCATCGGACGACGCAGGATTGACCAGCTATGTGCTCCGTCTCCTTAAACAAATTGAACCGTCCTTTACCGATGCCTTTGAAATTGTTGACAAACTAAAAGATTTCGATCTGGTTATTGCAACAGGCTCCAACAATAGCTCGCGTTATTTTGACTATTATTTTGGAACCAAACCACATATTATTCGTCGCAATAGAAATAGTGTTGCCATCATCGGTGGCCAAGAATCTCCTGACCAGCTTGAATCACTGGGACATGACATCTTTGATTATTTTGGGTTAGGCTGTCGCTCTGTATCAAAGTTATTCATTCCAAAAGATTATCCGATAGCACACTTCTTCGAAGGTATTGCTGCGTTTAACAACGTGACCGAACATTTTAAATATAATAACAATTACGACTACAACAAATCCATCTATCTGATCAACGGCGACAAGCATTTTGATAATGGATTTTTATTGCTAAAGGAAGATGAGCGCACAGCTTCTCCCCTTGCTGTAGTTTATTATGAAACATACGAAACACTGGCTGAAGTTGAAAATAAACTCCAATTAGCGCAAGAAAATATCCAATGTGTTGTATCAGAAATAGCTTTAAGTGTGCCCTCGCCAGTATTTCGTTTTGGAGAAAGCCAATGCCCTGCTTTGGATGATTTTGCTGACGGCGTGAATACATTGGATTTTTTATTCGCAAACCAATAA